The segment CATTGTTTCACTATGCACATTTGTAGTAAGTCTGTACCCTGCATTTCGAATCACTCAAATATCTCCAGTTGTAGCGATGAGGGAGGTTTAGATGATTTTTTTTAAAATGGGTCTAAGAAATCTTTTCCGAAATAAACGTAGAAGCTTTCTTACAATGGCGGCCATAAGTGTTGCTGTAACTGGATTAATCGTAAGTGATGGCTTCATGGAAGGCATGTCGCTAAACATGGTAAAAACAGCAACATCTGGAGTGCTTGGTCATGGACAAATTCATTCTTTACAGTATATAGAAAATCCTCAGTCTGAAAACTTTATCATCAATAGTGAAAAGCTTGAACAAGAATTAAATGAAGATAAGTTAATCAAAAGTTGGACAAAACGTGTCTATAGTTTAGGGATGGTTGCAAGTGCTCGCAACGCACGAAACTTATCACTAATTGGAATTAATCCTAAGACAGAATTTCAAACGACTAGTTTAAGCAATAAATTTGATCAAACAAGTCCTGGTGAAAATCTTTCTGAGATTTTCCTACCCCCCTTGATTTTACAAAAACTAGGTTCACAGGTTGGAGAAAAAATTGTTTTGACGACGACAGACATTAATACAGGAGAGATAAGACAGGACATCATGTACATAGGCGGTACTCATTCTGTTTCTGATAGTTTGGGATTTCTTCATATCAAAAAGTTGCAAGAACTTTTAAATCTAAAAGACAATTTCCATGAAATCGTTCTCAATTTAGGCAATCCTTTTCTCTTGCAATCTATTGCGGATCCTTTTTGGAAAAAACACTCAACCTCAACA is part of the Halobacteriovoraceae bacterium genome and harbors:
- a CDS encoding ABC transporter permease, whose amino-acid sequence is MIFFKMGLRNLFRNKRRSFLTMAAISVAVTGLIVSDGFMEGMSLNMVKTATSGVLGHGQIHSLQYIENPQSENFIINSEKLEQELNEDKLIKSWTKRVYSLGMVASARNARNLSLIGINPKTEFQTTSLSNKFDQTSPGENLSEIFLPPLILQKLGSQVGEKIVLTTTDINTGEIRQDIMYIGGTHSVSDSLGFLHIKKLQELLNLKDNFHEIVLNLGNPFLLQSIADPFWKKHSTSTYKARGWKEINPGIAAIMDMSKMSMGIIGIIMMILMSLIITNALFMAIFERIFEYGVARALGTENKHLVLMMFSETLGLGVGAALAGIILSLIIGGALAIYGVDYSGVEFNQVTFSEPVRFIFRWHQWVLYPGLAIVFTLLTGIYPAYYTTKITLSRALKKTM